A single region of the Thioalkalivibrio nitratireducens DSM 14787 genome encodes:
- a CDS encoding PilZ domain-containing protein → MDKRKNTRLPLKLSGHLSLEDGQYHETETQDISLGGARVDFVSGDSSERSCVLTLFAEGEDVFSVTIDGWVVYEDGRGCGVAFQSMDKRDFAAFKEFIERQTRDPESIRKEVAQGKIPELKDWVIS, encoded by the coding sequence ATGGACAAGCGCAAGAACACACGTCTACCGCTGAAGCTTTCCGGGCACCTGAGCCTCGAGGATGGTCAGTACCACGAGACCGAGACCCAGGATATCAGCCTCGGTGGGGCCCGAGTGGACTTCGTCTCCGGCGATTCCTCGGAACGCAGCTGCGTGCTGACGCTGTTCGCCGAGGGCGAAGACGTGTTCTCGGTGACGATCGATGGGTGGGTCGTTTACGAGGACGGCCGGGGTTGCGGCGTCGCGTTCCAGTCGATGGACAAGCGGGACTTCGCGGCCTTCAAGGAGTTCATCGAGCGTCAGACCCGGGATCCCGAGAGCATCCGCAAGGAAGTCGCCCAGGGGAAGATCCCGGAGTTGAAGGACTGGGTGATCTCCTGA
- a CDS encoding MarR family winged helix-turn-helix transcriptional regulator, which produces MDSSRLHELIERIGVLLRTEARRLGADAALQPVHLQALLYLERCNRYSNTPAALGAYLGQTKGTVSQSLKLLEREGYLTKRDDPDDRRVVRLALTARGRGLLAETAAARAWSRAEATLAEHERKAMTEGLERLLQGLQRAHGGRTFGICRSCRHFQTVSEGGHRCGLTGEALSDSDSRLICHEHEWQGSA; this is translated from the coding sequence ATGGACAGTTCCAGACTCCATGAGCTGATCGAACGGATCGGCGTATTGCTGCGCACCGAGGCGCGCCGCCTCGGGGCCGATGCCGCACTGCAGCCGGTACATCTTCAGGCGCTGCTGTACCTCGAGCGCTGCAACCGCTACAGCAACACCCCTGCGGCACTGGGTGCCTACCTGGGCCAGACCAAGGGAACGGTATCCCAGTCCCTGAAGCTGTTGGAGCGAGAGGGCTACCTGACGAAGCGCGACGATCCAGACGACCGGCGGGTCGTACGCCTTGCGCTCACAGCCCGGGGGCGGGGGCTGCTCGCGGAAACGGCCGCTGCACGGGCCTGGAGCCGGGCGGAGGCAACGCTGGCCGAACACGAACGCAAGGCGATGACCGAGGGACTGGAACGCCTACTGCAGGGCTTGCAGCGGGCGCATGGAGGTCGAACCTTTGGCATCTGCCGCAGCTGCCGTCACTTCCAGACGGTATCGGAGGGGGGGCACCGCTGTGGTCTGACCGGGGAGGCCCTGTCCGATTCCGACAGTCGGTTGATCTGCCACGAACACGAATGGCAGGGTTCGGCCTGA
- a CDS encoding cytochrome P460 family protein — protein MTRTNRRLSTALALAAMLGAPLAAMADPVAYPEGYRHWHHAKSMVIHDGHPLADPFAGIHHIYVNDPALEGLQTGRYADGSVFVFDLLQAEHGDEVLTEGERKLVGVMVKGAETYQETGGWGFEGFAGDSRDQRLVSDGGQACFACHQSQADSDYVFTRWRP, from the coding sequence ATGACCCGTACCAACCGACGCTTGTCGACCGCGCTCGCCCTGGCTGCAATGCTGGGAGCCCCACTGGCCGCGATGGCCGATCCCGTGGCCTATCCTGAGGGGTACCGTCACTGGCACCACGCGAAGTCCATGGTGATCCACGACGGTCATCCACTCGCCGATCCCTTTGCAGGGATTCATCACATCTATGTGAACGACCCGGCGCTCGAGGGCCTGCAAACCGGTCGTTATGCCGATGGCTCGGTGTTCGTGTTCGATCTGCTGCAGGCGGAGCACGGCGACGAGGTATTGACCGAAGGCGAACGCAAGCTCGTGGGCGTGATGGTCAAGGGAGCCGAGACCTACCAGGAAACCGGCGGCTGGGGCTTCGAGGGGTTTGCCGGTGACTCGCGGGATCAGCGCCTGGTGTCTGACGGTGGTCAGGCCTGCTTCGCCTGCCATCAGTCGCAGGCCGATTCCGATTACGTGTTCACGCGCTGGCGGCCGTGA